A window of Drosophila sulfurigaster albostrigata strain 15112-1811.04 chromosome X, ASM2355843v2, whole genome shotgun sequence genomic DNA:
TTGATCCCGGATCCCGAATCCCGCGAATCCAAAAACATTGCAAataaactcacacacacacacacacatacgtacgtactataaaattgcacaaatttcaATGCAACACTTCCGATTCGCTTCGTCTTATGTTCCATCTCTTTCACACTCAcctcatctctctctctctctctctctctctttcacagCCTAAAGGGTTTACTAGCTGTCATATAAATCACAATACATCGCTTCACAACTTTAACATAATAAAATCCTTAAAAATCCTTAGGCAAATGTTGTGCTCCAGTTcgaaagatttaaaaaaaaaaaactattccGAATGTGGGATTTTGCTCTtcgaatatttgaaataagacTTTCTCAACACCTGATTTTAATAATTCTCTATTTTAATTGTAAGtaaagtttaattttgaaaatatttcatatatttgataatacaaaagtaatttaagttattaaattgctAAGAGAAAAACTGTTCACGATCTTTAGTAAAGTCTTTATATACTAACTACTAACTAGATGAGCTAGAGCAACAAAGGTCTTCAGagtattatataataacttCTTCTACAAGAAGGAcccattaatttaaattatagaatatttgcataaatttagaatatttaaagGATCtacttgttaaaaaaaaaaacagttcctacacttttatttaaaagcagTATTGCAATCgtaataaaagttaaagcgttttaaaatatttcaaatatttgactttacaaaatatttcaataatttgtttgataTCTTTAAtcttcataaattaattacttCTTTAAGATGTGTTCTTCTTATTATTCTTCAAATTGTAGAAAAGATTTTAATCCTTATTCATcgaaaatttaacaatattgcaaataataaataagcaacCAAGTTGTGAAAATAATAAGCATAACTTTATGactaaatagaaattaataattattattttggaaattttagTTATAACACTTGTAATGATAATAACTTCTTCTACAAGAAGGAcccattaatttaaaattatagaatatttgcatacttttagaatattttatgaatctagttgttaaaaaaaaagcatttcctacacttttatttaaaagctgTAAAAGTTAaagagttttaaaatatttcaataaggaattgtaataagaaataataataataattacaatacaaatatgtCAAAGCAGAAATGTGAACAAATCGAAGTAGTAGAAAAATAGGGCTGCATTTTCTTGCTTCTAAGTATGTCATATGAGCGACATTTATGGGTTGATCTATTGTTGGGTTGATCTATGCGCTGTGCTGATTTATTATGGGACATATGGACTCGATAAACGGACAACTCAATTCTAAATTCTAAAAGAATTGAGACAACACGAAATTGGAAGCTGACCAAAGCTGTTTACACCAAAATTGATGTCACAAAATCAATTGTCCGACacaaagcaataaaaacaagctCGGGTTCGGATttagattcagattcagattcgggttgttgatttgttttcgtttgatttgatttgcagtTGGACAAAAGGGGTCAGCCTAAAGTTCCCTTCTTCGTTCGTGTCCTGTAAGAACGATCGCTAATCCTCATCGCGTCGAGCGTTGCATAATTTTCCAGTTCAGTGAACCGCCATCGAGCCTGACCCACAGAAGatggtcgtcgtcgtcgtcgtctttgtcgttgccgttgtcgtccTTCAGGACATTGACATACATAATGAAGAGGTCAGTTTCGCACGCTGGCCTCAtgcagtttgttgtttgtttatgttgaTGTCGCttccgatgccgatgccgttAAAGGATTACCAGACCCGCAACATGGGCGCGAACTTGTGGTCGCCGTCAATCGTTTTTCCCCCCCGTCTCACAACCCGCGACCAGCTGCATatcctgcttctgcttctgcttctgttccTGTGCATTCGTTACGTGTTTCGGCTTCTCAGTTTTTTACTGCCATTGTCCTGCCGCTCGGATGCTGCGACCGGccacaacaaatcaaatcatttgTGCCTAGTCACATCCTGTCACATATCCTGTACTCTCTCCGCCTGTTCATGATAAATGAATCGCGAGTTTTCGACTGGCCCATTCAGCCCACAACATTCCCAGgctgccaaaataaaaaataaagaagaaatgGGAGCATcatcaaacaacaaaaatcactCACGCACTCGCAACCATAGAAAATCATTTACACGTCACAACGAATCACAAATCGGATCCGCGAAATGCAAGAAAAGAGATAgaaactgagactgagactgagagagagagagagaggaagaaagTAACTGTCAAAGTTGAAGCAACTAAAtgataaaattacaaattaatatagaaaattgcTATAGACATTCTGACATGTCTTATTTCATTAACGAATTGCAATcgatatttcattaaataataataataatactatataaaaatatttgttaattcaaaaaataataataatataatataaaaattaaatcgtTATTTCAATAACTAATAAGAATACTATAGAAAATGATTCCGTAAAGTGTAATTAACTAgcatcaatttttatttctaccTTGTTTTGTAGATCAAGAACAAACCGATATCAATTAGTATTCCAAAAaccaattttgaatatatatttcaattattttttaagagtttcaaaatatgtatttcagaTATTTgacattacaaaatattaaaatattaatgaaaaaattgggATCTAGCATAAGAATTATAGCGAGAGCTCTTAAAAGTGatgcaaaattgaatttagtaaAGATGAATCCATTAATTTACTTTGTATGAAATGACAACAAACCTTAAAATCAGTGCTAACTAAATGCCTAAAATTCCTAAAGAAAAAAGACCTGAGCTGATCCTGAAGCACCCCCAAAATAATTCCCTGATATATTCCCTGACTAAAGCATAATCAAtacgcagcagctgcagcaagtTTCTCTGAAAGTTCAGACAGGGAGCTAGCTTATTatagagagatagacagacagagggaaatagagagagatggagagagaaagaaaactCAGATATTTCCTGGTAAGGAGCCTGGATGAGCCAAAGATTAAATTAGCTACAAAAAAGTAGAAAGGGACAGTTGAAAGAGTTACTGATGATGGGAGAACAGGCGACACAATTAAGCGCAATTGCCCAAAGGGTCCAAGCTAAACTAGCTGCatgtaaatgttaaataaaaaaaaaagaagcgaaatGATGTGTGCGCTCATGTGAATGGATATAACTTACatgtaataaaaatcaacCTTCGTTATGGGACATCAGCATCGAAGTAAAGTAAAAGCGGACAGCAGAGGACAAGGGGCAAGGCTAGGCAAGGCAAAGTGGGAAAATAAAAAGGGGCAAGGAGGCTGTCTATTTGCCTTCTTTGGTTTGACGGACAACCTCAGAGAGCAAAGAGCATCAAGACGCTGTGGGCTCTTAATTAATTTCCGCTGTTTTTTCTAGGCAGCATCTCATCAGCGGGTCGaatgtaaattgaaatggaaatccAAAtggtataaagtataaagggTTGTCTTGATTAGCCTAAAGCTGGCCAAGGGTCGTTGATCGTTGATCGTCGATCGttgttgctcgttgttgttgttgttgttgctagtctAATCCAATTACCAATTGACCGCGTTGCAGTGCAGTTTGTTGCCGCAGTTTGTTGCACGCCTGCAAACGCctgcgacaaaaaaaaaaacaaagatgCCAAGATGCTGTGTCCTCCTGCTGGAACACAGACAGCTGTCCTTTGGGTGTTATTTGCGCCGAGATTTTTCCACATTTCCATTGTCTGCCTgttcattttcctttttgccaGCGATTTTTGTGtctggtttgttttttttggcatgCGCCGTCTTCATCTTCGGCTTTTGTCATCTGCAGCTGTCGCTGCATTGTTACGGCATCGAGTTATTGTTCAATTTCTGTAAAATGTGCCAATTATGTCGATTATTGTCCAAAggcaattgaaaacaaacGAATGACTCACAAGGCAAACGGAGTTCTCTATTTCTCTTTCAACAGAAAGTACGTGgtaagaagagagagagagagagctaagCAATAAGCGTGATCCAAATGCAACTCTGCGCCCACAATTTGAGCATTGGCAACTTTGGCCAGCTTTCAGGGCTGTCAGCAATCAGTGTTGCAAAACACGCAAATATCATTAACTATACAATACTTAGAATTCTAAacccaaaaatatatgtaactatattttatgaaaaaccaaacaaaaaattgttgagcaagaaaaagaaaagtaaaattttGGACTTTACAATGAATAAGCGAGGTTAGTGCACAACAATGGAAATGCGCTTTCAATTGCTTCAATTACACGAATTACACAACAAGCAGAAGAGAAGGGACAGGAAGGGGAAGGGGTATGGGAATTTCCCTGCCAGCACCCTCAGCTACTAGACTAGGCTCCCTTCTTCAGCGAAACCCAAAAGTCTTGATCAATATTTGAGCTAGCATTATTgaatgatgacgatgacgatgatgttgagggagggggaggggggaCGCAACCCCTAGcggcaaatttatttaaacaactgTGCAAATAGTTCACAAAGGTCGGGgtaatcatttttgttttcattttcatttttttccaaCGCAtttttttgaaagtttttctcccaaaaaaaatagaaaaaaaaaaagaaatgcgcTAAGCCGGCaatcaaaatacaaacagcagccaacaatgCAACGTTTTGACAGGgagaaaaaaactaaatcGTCTCACTCAATGGGGCGGCTTTATTATATGGATTTTAtgttcacattcacatttctttttattgagCAATTGTGCAATCGAAGCACCTGAAGTACGCAACCCCCCGCGGAAAAAAGGCAACAAGCTGACTTTGTTTAATTGTGCATTTTGCAACACGTTCACATTTCCCCCGATCCCCGATCCTCTttcctatttatttttttgttgttgctttttaatcCCTTTCGGGCATTGTCACAACTATTAACAGTTAACTCTGCCCCTCTTAAGCCAACAACCGGTCTTACATAGTACAACAATTGACGCGCTTTGTTGCCCCAAATACAATTTTCCATATCAATGCACTTccatgccacaaaaaaaaaaaactgtccAGGTTATGCCCTCAATTGCACAATCTTAAAAGAAtccaaataaatactataaagtaCACAATATActaagttaaaaatataactttaaaatttacaaaatatatatataattcaaaatttaccatAAGCTGAAAAGAATATCAATGAAATGGTTAAAATTGAAATCCATAATTATAGATCTCATTTGTGTTTTGAGTTCTTTATGCATTTCTTTATactgtttttaaatttagaatataaagttaaaattGGGTTCTTCACACATATTAAagttcatattcatatttatatatatttatatttatatttttaaattgttctaATTCATCGAaaatagtatacatatatagttgtctatatatttttaatgagtaTTCAGGACATTTCCATCCTAATTGGACTAGATATCCCAACTCTTTACcgaaaaaagtattttaaaaaggttgtctatatttttttgataaatattcaGGACATTTCCCATTGGACTATGCAATGAACTAGCTATCCTTGCTCTTAatcgaaaatattatatatcatagtttatacatttttgataaatattcaGGATATTTCCCTTTATATTGTTCTCGATATCCTTAATCTTTATTGAGTTTCCAAAATGTGTAGACTGCGTTATGTactatttatagatttttgaAACTGATTTCTACGAACGTAGATTGAGAACAGAGAAAGCctttgaaatgcaaatcttagtgtaaaaaaaattaacaaaatttcatattcgttttaatttttccCCCCATATgtgacgacgacaacaacactgCCCCAATCCcaatctcaatctcaatccCACAACCGAAAATCTACAAACCCTTGTAGAATACCTAACACGCAAAGCTAAACAGAGGATGGCTGACGGCGGCTTCTATTACGAATTATCATCCGATACGGAGGACGAAGGCACGGGCAAAGACACAAGCAAGGGCAATAGGAAGCGAAGTGCAGCATCAATAGCAAAGGATGCGAATGCGAGCAATGACAATGCGTTTACATTGGGCACATTAGACTTGAACACCGAGAATGTGACCAATGCCAACGAGATGGAGGCACATCAGACCCTAAAACACGAGACGATCCATACTGAtgagcagcaggagcaggagacGGGCAATGGCTATGGAGATGgtgatgccgatgccgatgccgaggAAAATGATGGCGACGCTGGCAACACAACTGAGgacaactccaactccagctaCAACTATCCATCGGAGAATCCAGACGATTATCGCCGGGGTGGCTATCATCCCATCGATCCCGGAGATTGCCTCAAGCAGCGATACTTTGTCATCTCCAAGCTGGGCTGGGGACATTACTCCATCGTTTGGCTCTGCTTCGATACGCTGAAGCAACGCTATTGTGCCATCAAAATTGTAAAGTCCGATGAGCTGTATGCGGACTCGGCGCGTCATGAAATGATGCTGTTGCGTCACCTCAACACATTGCGTGATCATCCGTTGCGGCATCGCATCGTTAAGCTGATCGATAACTTTTCCACCAGCGGCGTCAATGGCACCCATCAGTGTCTCGTCTTTGAGATGCTCGGCGACAATATGCTGATGCTGATACAGCGCTCCAATTACAAAGGTCTGCCCATGTACAATGTGAAGCAGATTGCCCAACAACTGCTGCAGGGTCTGGTGCTTCTGCATTTAAATGGCAACATCATCCACACGGACATTAAGCCGGAGAATGTGCTGCTCATTTCGGATGACATCGGACCACGCATGCTCGCCACCCAGGCCTCCTTTGACTTTCTCCACAAGCACAGCATGGGTTTGTCCCGTCCCTGTTCCGGACTCGGTTCCCGATCCGGTTGCGAGGCGACGAGGGCTTCCCCCAGTCTGAGCAAGACGGCGAAACGCAAATTGCGCAGCAAGGCCAAGACATCGTTGAACTTCTTTAAGACGCATCGCAAGTGGTTGCGAGATCGCGGCATTGCCGATCTCCAAGTGCTCGCCGAGCATGGCTTTTTGTGTCGCAAATTTGCCGTGGATGCAGTGCTTGGATTGCTGCCCTTTATGCCATTCGAGGGACCGCAGATACTCAACGAGCATGACGTGATGATGTTCACCCAGCGGCTGCTCGTTAAGCAGGTGGGCGATGCCTTCGACGAGGATTCGCCCAATACGAGTGAGGAGATCGTTCAGCTGGTGGCCATGGCCAAGCCACAATTGGAGCAGTCGTATGCCGCCATGGGGCAACTGCAGCTGAAGAACTCCAAGGCCTGTAAGTTGCTCTACACCAACATGGTAGACTTCATGCAGCATGTGGCCAAAATGGTGGCCAAGCatgagaagcagcagctgaccGATGACTACTATCGGGTGCCCAAGAAGCGCAGTCGCTTTAATTTTGCTTCGACGGCATCGCCAACAACATCGACGCCATCATCGCccccatcgtcatcgtcatcgccaacCTCAGTGTCGCGTTCCTCGGCCGCATCGTGGTTCCCAACGAATCGTGCATATACAAGGGGCGTCAAGAGGCCGCCGAAATCACAATGTGTTATTAGTCCACGTTCCGAAACGATGCCCAATTTGGATCTGATCAAGAAACTGGACCCGGCCAAGAGTCCGTGCAATCTGCAAATAGCTATTGCCGATCTGGGCAATTCGTGTTTCGTTAATCGCCATGTGAGCGAAGACATTCAGACACGCGAGTATCGCGCCATTGAGGTGATCCTTGGCGCTGGCTACGATACGTCCGCGGATATGTGGAGCGCCGCCTGTTTGATCTGGGAGATGGCAACAGGCGAGTATTTGTTCGAGCCGAGTAAGTGGGATGGAA
This region includes:
- the LOC133848802 gene encoding SRSF protein kinase 3-like codes for the protein MADGGFYYELSSDTEDEGTGKDTSKGNRKRSAASIAKDANASNDNAFTLGTLDLNTENVTNANEMEAHQTLKHETIHTDEQQEQETGNGYGDGDADADAEENDGDAGNTTEDNSNSSYNYPSENPDDYRRGGYHPIDPGDCLKQRYFVISKLGWGHYSIVWLCFDTLKQRYCAIKIVKSDELYADSARHEMMLLRHLNTLRDHPLRHRIVKLIDNFSTSGVNGTHQCLVFEMLGDNMLMLIQRSNYKGLPMYNVKQIAQQLLQGLVLLHLNGNIIHTDIKPENVLLISDDIGPRMLATQASFDFLHKHSMGLSRPCSGLGSRSGCEATRASPSLSKTAKRKLRSKAKTSLNFFKTHRKWLRDRGIADLQVLAEHGFLCRKFAVDAVLGLLPFMPFEGPQILNEHDVMMFTQRLLVKQVGDAFDEDSPNTSEEIVQLVAMAKPQLEQSYAAMGQLQLKNSKACKLLYTNMVDFMQHVAKMVAKHEKQQLTDDYYRVPKKRSRFNFASTASPTTSTPSSPPSSSSSPTSVSRSSAASWFPTNRAYTRGVKRPPKSQCVISPRSETMPNLDLIKKLDPAKSPCNLQIAIADLGNSCFVNRHVSEDIQTREYRAIEVILGAGYDTSADMWSAACLIWEMATGEYLFEPSKWDGSASVDESHVAQIIETLGPIPKTLIRQGEYADEIFDEHGELLTIKHLVPRPMDKILVEKYNWSSVQAKEFADFLTPMLHVDPRLRSSAISSLVHPWLKFDA